Proteins from a single region of Hordeum vulgare subsp. vulgare chromosome 6H, MorexV3_pseudomolecules_assembly, whole genome shotgun sequence:
- the LOC123403318 gene encoding myb-like protein I: NNNNNNNNNNNNNYNNNNNNNNNNNKNKNNNNNNNNKNNEKNKNKNKNNKNNNNNNNNNNNNNNNNNNNNNNNNNNKNENNNKSNYYQNNNNNNNKNNNNNKDNNNNNNNNNNNTKNKNNNNNNNNNNNNNNNNNNNNNNKNNNNNNNNNNNNNNNNNNNNNNNNNYYNNNKNNNNNNNKQNNKNNNNNDNNNNNNNKKEQQQQPQQQQQQQQQQQQQPPPPPRQQQQQEQEQEQQKQQQQQQQQQQQQQQQQEQQQQQQQQQLKQQQHEQDQQQQQQQEKQQEHQRNNNNNNNNNNNNN, translated from the exons aacaacaacaacaacaacaacaacaacaacaacaacaactacaacaacaacaacaacaacaacaacaacaacaacaagaacaag aacaacaacaacaataacaacaacaagaacaacgagaagaacaagaacaagaacaaaaacaacaaaaacaacaacaacaataacaacaacaacaacaacaacaacaacaacaacaacaacaacaataacaacaacaacaacaacaagaacgagaacaacaacaagagcaactactatcaaaacaataacaacaacaacaacaagaacaacaacaacaacaaagacaacaacaacaacaacaacaacaacaacaacaacacaaagaacaagaataacaacaataacaacaacaacaacaacaacaacaacaacaacaacaacaacaacaacaacaacaagaacaacaacaacaacaacaacaacaacaacaacaacaacaacaacaacaacaacaacaacaacaacaacaacaactactacaacaacaacaagaacaacaacaacaacaacaaca aacaaaacaacaagaacaacaacaacaacgacaacaacaacaacaacaacaacaaaaaagaacaacaacaacaaccacaacaacaacaacaacaacaacaacaacaacaacaacaaccaccaccaccaccacgacaacaacaacaacaagaacaagaacaagaacaacaaaaacaacaacaacaacaacaacaacaacaacaacaacaacaacaacaacaagaacaacaacaacaacaacaacaacaacaactaaaacaacaacaacatgaacaagatcaacaacaacaacaacaacaagaaaaacaacaagaacatcaacgaaacaacaacaacaacaacaacaacaacaacaacaacaac